The Halorubrum salinarum genome segment CAACGGCGGCACGCTCTACCTCGCCGACGGCCATCACCGGGCCATGGCCGCCCGCGAGGGAGGCATCGAGACGATGGACGCGTACGTGATCGTCCCGCGGACCCCGATCGACCTGGGGATGGCGAAGACCGCCGAGAAGGAGGGGCTCCGCGTCGTCGGCGACATCGAGGTCGTCGACTACGCGCGCCACCCCCTCGTGGAGACGACGAAGCGACTCCAGTGAGCCGTCGCGCGGAACCCCGTCCGTAGGCTTTTGTAAGTTGACGTAGACGTTCCGGGCATGGGATCACGCATTCGACGCGCACTCGCTCGGGCGGCGTTGGCCGCGGTCGGCGCGGCCGCCGGCGCCGCGGTCGGCGGACTGATCAGCAGACAGGCGGCGTCCAGCGGCGGCGCCCTCGGCGCGCTCGCGGGCGCGACGATAGCGGACGTGCGCTCGGACCCGGGCGGCTTCCTCGACGCGCTCCGCTCCGACGAAGACGAGGCGCTCGACGACGCCGACGGCGCGGAGACCGCCGACTGAGGCGCTCCCCGCCGCGCCGCCGCGCGTCGGCGTTCGGGAACGCCTATACGACGGGAACGAGTAGCGACGGCCAATGACCGACACCGACGCCGACGCGGGGTGGTTCTCGCGGTCCGACGCGGGCGACGCCGCCGACGCCGCCCGCGACCGGCTCGCGAACGGCGAGGCCGACCGGCCCCGAGACTGGCCGGCCCTCGCCGTCGAGTCCGGGTTCGCCGACTCGACCGACGACTACTACGACCGGCTCCACGAGGCGAGCGTCGCGGCGACCCGCGAGGCGGTCCGCGAGCGGGAGCGCGCCGACGACGCGCAGCTGATCCACGCGGTCCGGGCGATAAACGACATGGCCAGAAAACTAGTATAGAATATCTCTAAGGATGGCCTTATTCAAATCCTTCCCAACCAACAGATCCTGGCATAGATTGCTAAGTACAGGGAGTGACCCATCATCCGTGTTGAAACCTATTCGGTACCTGTCCAGAATCGCGTGCTGGATATAGAGGGTATACTCAGCAAGATCTTGGCCACCACCCCCATATATAGAACAAAAAGTGGTGCTTCAACCGGAGATGGTGCACGATTTTAATATGCTTACACGTGCACTAGACTCATTATAATCGATGGATAACGAGACAACCCACCGAGAGAATAATAATCACAAGCCAGAGTGGTATCGGACGCTCGTTGAGGAGGTAAATGATCTCGTGACGGTCGTCGATACTGACGGGACAATAACCTACGTTAGTCCGGCCATCACACGGATTCTCGGCTACGATCCCGGCGAATTGGTTGGCCACGAGGGACTCGAATTCGTCCATCCCGAGGATCGGGAGCGAAACGCCGACGCGCTGGAGGCTGTTCTCTCAAACCCTTCCGAATCCGAGACTGTTGAAGTCCGATTCCGCCACGCCGACGGCTCGTGGCGCTGGATTGAGGCCACAATGCGGAATCGAGTTGACGACGATATCATCGATGGGATTCTGCTTAGCAGTCGAGACATTACTGAGCGAAAAGAGCACGAACGCGAAGCGCGAGAGCTTGCCGAAGAGTACGAAGCCGTTTTGAACAGCGTGGAGGACGCCATCTTTCTGATGAATGTTGAGGAAGATGGGGATGGTGTCCGATTCGAGTTTGAGCGCCTCAGCCCCTCCTATGAGCGCCAGACTGGGATTACTACCGAGGAAGTACAGGGCCAGACACCACAGGCCGTGTTCGGTGAAGAATAGGGCGCTGAGTTAGCGGCGAACTATCACCGCTGTGTCAAGGCCGGCGAACCGATCTCGTATCAGGAGGAACTCCGGGTCAGCGAAGGAGCACGATTCTGGCAGACAAAACTTGCGCCGGTAGTCTCCGATGGTGAGATAACTCGCCTCGTTGGGGTCACTCGGAACGTGACTGAACGCGTCGAACGTGAGCGACAACTACGTCAGCAGAACGAGCGGCTCGGAGAGTTTGCGAGTGTTATCTCCCACGATTTGCGCAGTCCGCTCAACGTCGCACAGGGTCGCGCTACACTCCTTGCTGAGCAGGGAGAAAGCGAGCATCTTGATCCACTACTACAGGCGCTTGACCGGATGGAGGCGATTGTCGAGGATACGTTGACGCTTGCTCGCCAAGGTGATACAATAAGCGAAACAGAGTCGGTCAGTTTGACTAACCTCGTCGGGAAATGCTGGGCGACAGTAGACACAGGCGAGGCAACTATTGAGATTGTCGACGAAATGACCTTTCAAGCAGACCCTGACCGGTTACGCCACGTGTTCGAGAACCTGTTCCGAAACGCTGTTGAACACGGTGGATCCGACGTGACCGTTCGTGTCGGCTGTCACAACGAACTTGGGATCTACGTCGAAGACAATGGACCAGGAATTCCAGTCGAAAAGCGTGACGAGGTGCTCGAACCGGGACACTCGTCGGCACAGGGTGGTACTGGTTTCGGGTTAACTATCGTAAAACGAATCGTGGAAGCCCACGGCTGGGAGCTGTCTGTAGCTAATGGAACCGATGGTGGAGCACGGTTTGAGTTCGAGATGTCTGAACAAGGAGAGTTCGTGTAAGGTTATGTATAATTCCCGACCCATGATTGAGAAGTGCGACCTCAACTACTGAGCGCAGCGATTTCAACAGAGCCAAAACTTTAGTCTGC includes the following:
- a CDS encoding PAS domain-containing protein, yielding MDNETTHRENNNHKPEWYRTLVEEVNDLVTVVDTDGTITYVSPAITRILGYDPGELVGHEGLEFVHPEDRERNADALEAVLSNPSESETVEVRFRHADGSWRWIEATMRNRVDDDIIDGILLSSRDITERKEHEREARELAEEYEAVLNSVEDAIFLMNVEEDGDGVRFEFERLSPSYERQTGITTEEVQGQTPQAVFGEE
- a CDS encoding sensor histidine kinase, producing the protein MTERVERERQLRQQNERLGEFASVISHDLRSPLNVAQGRATLLAEQGESEHLDPLLQALDRMEAIVEDTLTLARQGDTISETESVSLTNLVGKCWATVDTGEATIEIVDEMTFQADPDRLRHVFENLFRNAVEHGGSDVTVRVGCHNELGIYVEDNGPGIPVEKRDEVLEPGHSSAQGGTGFGLTIVKRIVEAHGWELSVANGTDGGARFEFEMSEQGEFV